The following are from one region of the Lynx canadensis isolate LIC74 chromosome D4, mLynCan4.pri.v2, whole genome shotgun sequence genome:
- the LRRC26 gene encoding leucine-rich repeat-containing protein 26, giving the protein MRSLSSLSRRPSPMLLLLLSPWSVWAQLSAAAASSGTPGTPDCPEACACAPGGQANCSRRALPAVPAGLSRRVRALLLDHNRVRALPPGAFVGADTLLRLDLRENGLRWVHARAFWSLGALQQLDLSANQLEALAPGTFSPLRALRSLSLAGNRLARLEPAALGALPLLYALSLQDNELPALAPGLLAGLPALRALRLRGNPWVCGCALRPLCSWLRRHPRPAPEAETLLCVLPGRLTLRPLTALTDAAFSHCAQRLAPRDLAVVYALGPVSFLASLAACLALGSVLTACRTRRWRATALGPLRRALDPGPGSPAAAAQD; this is encoded by the exons ATGCggagcctctcctctctctcgcgGCGGCCGTCGCCgatgttgctgctgctgctgtcgcCGTGGTCAGTCTGGGCCCAGTTGTCGGCCGCGGCCGCCTCCTCGGGAACCCCAGGCACCCCGGACTGCCCGGAGGCGTGCGCGTGCGCGCCGGGCGGCCAGGCCAACTGCTCGAGGCGCGCGCTGCCCGCCGTGCCTGCGGGCCTGAGCCGGCGCGTGCGCGCGCTGCTGCTGGACCATAACCGTGTGCGCGCGCTGCCGCCCGGCGCTTTCGTGGGCGCTGACACGCTGCTGCGCCTGGACCTGCGCGAGAACGGGCTGCGCTGGGTGCACGCGCGGGCCTTCTGGAGCTTGGGCGCGCTGCAGCAGCTCGACCTCAGCGCCAACCAGTTGGAGGCGCTGGCGCCCGGCACCTTTTCGCCCTTGCGCGCGCTGCGTTCCCTCTCGCTGGCAGGCAATCGGCTGGCGCGCCTGGAGCCGGCGGCGCTGGGCGCGCTCCCGCTGCTGTACGCGCTCAGCCTGCAGGACAACGAGCTGCCTGCGCTCGCGCCGGGACTGCTGGCCGGCCTGCCCGCTCTCCGCGCACTGCGCCTGCGCGGCAACCCTTGGGTCTGCGGCTGCGCGCTGCGTCCGCTCTGCTCCTGGCTGCGCCGGCACCCGCGGCCGGCGCCAG AGGCCGAGACGCTGCTCTGCGTGTTGCCAGGGCGCCTGACGCTCAGACCCTTGACCGCCTTAACGGACGCCGCCTTCAGCCACTGCGCGCAGCGGCTCGCCCCCCGGGACCTGGCTGTGGTCTACGCGCTCGGGCCCGTCTCCTTTCTCGCCAGCCTGGCCGCCTGCCTGGcgctgggctccgtgctcacCGCCTGCCGCACGCGCCGCTGGCGCGCCACCGCCCTCGGCCCGCTGAGGAGAGCGCTGGACCCTGGCCCCGGGAGCCCCGCGGCCGCTGCTCAGGACTGA